A single Flavobacteriales bacterium DNA region contains:
- a CDS encoding DUF5011 domain-containing protein: MKTTTRTHLPHLLPAILIALISGCCNDPNSPVIELVGPKYLTVIKGKEYVEQGATARDIEDGDLTSAIEISGATQVSSDNVGEYIITYSVSDDCDNMDMEQRVINVSYASSLLVDTLDTEFMTVVGCTGDSDTSYYNQSNRNLFELVVLNFDPKHFRDMVLMDIKGDSVVINEQFNSTEDTTISGFGIFVQDDVLDFKYTINAIAGGSTNCTSTATKM, from the coding sequence TTGAAAACTACAACTAGAACTCATCTTCCTCACCTTCTACCTGCTATCCTTATTGCCTTAATATCAGGATGTTGCAACGATCCTAACTCGCCGGTAATAGAACTAGTTGGGCCAAAATATTTAACTGTAATTAAAGGTAAAGAATACGTTGAGCAAGGGGCTACCGCTAGAGATATTGAAGACGGAGACTTAACTTCTGCGATAGAAATTTCTGGAGCCACTCAGGTAAGCTCCGATAACGTTGGTGAGTATATTATTACTTATTCTGTATCTGACGATTGTGATAATATGGACATGGAGCAAAGAGTTATTAATGTGTCTTATGCATCCAGTCTTTTGGTCGATACTCTTGATACCGAGTTCATGACTGTTGTGGGATGTACTGGAGATTCAGACACGAGTTATTACAATCAATCGAATAGGAATTTATTTGAACTTGTAGTATTAAACTTCGATCCAAAACACTTCCGTGATATGGTTTTAATGGATATTAAAGGAGACTCTGTAGTTATTAATGAACAATTCAATTCGACAGAAGACACGACAATTAGCGGCTTTGGAATCTTTGTTCAAGATGATGTCTTAGATTTCAAATATACCATTAACGCAATTGCTGGCGGTTCCACAAACTGTACATCTACGGCTACAAAAATGTAG
- a CDS encoding phosphoribosylaminoimidazolesuccinocarboxamide synthase, producing the protein MNNTLTESSFNFLKQKSVYKGKVRDVYNINDELLVMVVSDRISAFDSILPKGIPYKGQVLNQVAKKSMELTKDVVPNWIINVPDPIVTIGRLCNPYPIEMVIRGYLSGHSWREYSSGKRILCGVEMPDGMKENDRFPEPIITPATKAEEGHDEDISREDIIAQGIVSEAEYIQLETYTRNLFAKGTEISAEKGLILVDTKYEFGNAGGEVLLIDEIHTPDSSRYFYQDGYQERQDSGEKQKQLSKEFVREWLIENGFQGLEGQSMPPMPDEFVTETSDRYIELYEKISGDSFNRGDLSNIGERVEKNVNAFLESYYSETTFL; encoded by the coding sequence ATGAATAATACACTTACCGAATCATCATTTAATTTTTTAAAGCAGAAAAGTGTCTACAAAGGTAAAGTCCGTGATGTTTATAACATTAACGATGAACTTCTTGTAATGGTGGTTTCCGATCGTATTTCAGCTTTTGATTCTATTCTTCCAAAGGGTATTCCTTATAAAGGACAAGTATTAAATCAGGTTGCAAAGAAATCGATGGAGCTTACTAAAGACGTTGTTCCCAATTGGATAATAAATGTTCCAGACCCAATTGTAACTATTGGGAGATTGTGTAACCCATATCCAATCGAGATGGTTATACGTGGTTATTTGTCAGGTCATTCTTGGAGAGAGTATAGCAGTGGAAAAAGAATTCTTTGTGGTGTCGAAATGCCCGATGGGATGAAGGAAAATGATAGATTTCCAGAACCGATTATAACTCCTGCAACTAAAGCAGAGGAGGGTCATGATGAAGATATTTCTAGAGAAGACATTATTGCGCAAGGCATTGTCTCGGAAGCAGAATATATTCAGCTTGAAACATATACAAGAAACCTTTTCGCCAAAGGGACAGAGATTTCGGCTGAGAAAGGTTTGATATTAGTAGATACTAAATATGAATTTGGTAATGCTGGTGGCGAGGTTTTGTTAATAGACGAAATACACACACCTGATTCTTCACGATATTTTTATCAGGATGGTTATCAAGAAAGACAGGATAGTGGAGAAAAACAAAAGCAGTTGTCGAAAGAATTTGTTCGTGAATGGTTAATTGAAAATGGATTTCAAGGTTTAGAAGGACAGTCGATGCCTCCTATGCCGGATGAGTTTGTTACTGAAACTTCAGACCGATATATTGAGCTTTATGAAAAAATATCAGGCGATTCTTTTAATAGAGGGGATCTGTCGAATATTGGGGAACGAGTAGAAAAGAATGTGAATGCTTTTTTAGAGAGCTACTATTCCGAAACTACATTTTTGTAG